From a region of the Neodiprion fabricii isolate iyNeoFabr1 chromosome 7, iyNeoFabr1.1, whole genome shotgun sequence genome:
- the LOC124187190 gene encoding synaptic vesicular amine transporter isoform X1, protein MSFEVLRNSRFILVSVVYLSLFLDNILLTVVVPIIPDYLYTLEGNATVDAETDENGRVGFLLSSKALVQLVLNPVIGSLTGTLGYARPLLIGSVNLLLAALLFAFGQSYEVLFLARSIQGVSSACIGVSGMSLVASRYSEEEERSKIMGFVLGSIALGVLLGYPIGSILYDLSGKTAPLLLVSVAIVFLIFFQLATLDFHTIKQQKTEPRTNWMYLLSDKKIIIVSGAIWSSTSAMAILEPCLPLWLMTHVKPKKWQLGTVFIPDSIGYLVGTNFFGMVAYRIGRYKTAIFAMLLVGVSAILVPLATTMSQLVIPHLGMGLGIGIADAALVPLLASLVDQEDGYGPVYSLQQVAVSLAYSLGPIIGGEMVREIGFAWVMWVVGIVNIAYCPLLGYLASKDGKPLAQDGRKDYDAVQKPTTKYERFYDSDDTL, encoded by the exons ATGAGTTTCGAAGTACTGAGAAATTCGAGATTCATTCTAGTCTCGGTGGTTTATCTCAGCTTATTTTTGGACAACATTCTTTTGACGGTTGTTG tACCTATCATTCCTGACTATCTCTATACTTTGGAAGGCAATGCAACCGTTGATGCAGAAACTGACGAAAACGGTCGTGTGGGTTTTCTGCTGAGTTCCAAGGCGTTGGTTCAGCTGGTCCTGAATCCAGTGATTGGATCATTGACGGGAACTCTGGGCTATGCCCGACCACTTCTGATAGGCAGCGTGAATCTACTGCTCGCTGCGTTAT TATTCGCGTTCGGCCAGTCTTACGAGGTGTTGTTTTTGGCAAGGAGTATTCAAGGCGTATCTTCCGCATGCATCGGAGTCTCTGGCATGTCGTTGGTGGCCTCACGATActcggaggaggaggaaaggTCAAAGATCATGGGTTTCGTCCTAGGCAGTATCGCCCTCGGTGTTTTATTGGGATATCCCATCGGCTCGATTCTCTACGATCTGAGTGGCAAGACGGCACCACTGCTGCTCGTTTCGGTCGCTATAGTCTTCCTGATCT tttttcaactTGCCACACTGGACTTCCACACGATAAAACAG CAGAAGACAGAACCACGTACTAACTGGATGTACCTGTTGTCCGACAAGAAGATTATAATAGTCTCCGGAGCGATCTGGTCCTCAACTTCAGCCATGGCAATTTTGGAACCGTGTCTTCCGCTCTGGTTGATGACCCACGTCAAGCCCAAA AAATGGCAACTGGGTACCGTTTTCATTCCGGACAGCATCGGCTACTTGGTCGGTACTAACTTCTTCGGAATGGTGGCCTATCGCATCGGCCGATACAAAACGGCCATATTTGCCATGCTCCTGGTTGGCGTTAGCGCGATCCTGGTGCCATTGGCGACGACGATGTCGCAGCTGGTGATCCCGCACCTGGGAATGGGTCTGGGGATCGGTATCGCCGACGCGGCGCTGGTCCCACTTTTGGCGTCGTTGGTCGACCAGGAGGACGGTTACGGACCGGTTTACTCCTTGCAACAAGTGGCCGTCAGCCTGGCGTACTCCCTGG GGCCCATTATCGGCGGTGAAATGGTCAGGGAAATCGGATTCGCATGGGTGATGTGGGTTGTCGGTATTGTCAACATTGCCTACTGCCCGCTTTTGGGATACTTGGCAAGCAAGGATGGAAAACCCCTTGCTCAGGATGGACGGAAGGACTACGACGCCGTTCAAAAACCCACGACCAAATACGAGAGGTTTTACGATTCGGACGATACTTTGTGA
- the LOC124187190 gene encoding synaptic vesicular amine transporter isoform X2 — protein MSFEVLRNSRFILVSVVYLSLFLDNILLTVVVPIIPDYLYTLEGNATVDAETDENGRVGFLLSSKALVQLVLNPVIGSLTGTLGYARPLLIGSVNLLLAALLFAFGQSYEVLFLARSIQGVSSACIGVSGMSLVASRYSEEEERSKIMGFVLGSIALGVLLGYPIGSILYDLSGKTAPLLLVSVAIVFLIFFQLATLDFHTIKQKTEPRTNWMYLLSDKKIIIVSGAIWSSTSAMAILEPCLPLWLMTHVKPKKWQLGTVFIPDSIGYLVGTNFFGMVAYRIGRYKTAIFAMLLVGVSAILVPLATTMSQLVIPHLGMGLGIGIADAALVPLLASLVDQEDGYGPVYSLQQVAVSLAYSLGPIIGGEMVREIGFAWVMWVVGIVNIAYCPLLGYLASKDGKPLAQDGRKDYDAVQKPTTKYERFYDSDDTL, from the exons ATGAGTTTCGAAGTACTGAGAAATTCGAGATTCATTCTAGTCTCGGTGGTTTATCTCAGCTTATTTTTGGACAACATTCTTTTGACGGTTGTTG tACCTATCATTCCTGACTATCTCTATACTTTGGAAGGCAATGCAACCGTTGATGCAGAAACTGACGAAAACGGTCGTGTGGGTTTTCTGCTGAGTTCCAAGGCGTTGGTTCAGCTGGTCCTGAATCCAGTGATTGGATCATTGACGGGAACTCTGGGCTATGCCCGACCACTTCTGATAGGCAGCGTGAATCTACTGCTCGCTGCGTTAT TATTCGCGTTCGGCCAGTCTTACGAGGTGTTGTTTTTGGCAAGGAGTATTCAAGGCGTATCTTCCGCATGCATCGGAGTCTCTGGCATGTCGTTGGTGGCCTCACGATActcggaggaggaggaaaggTCAAAGATCATGGGTTTCGTCCTAGGCAGTATCGCCCTCGGTGTTTTATTGGGATATCCCATCGGCTCGATTCTCTACGATCTGAGTGGCAAGACGGCACCACTGCTGCTCGTTTCGGTCGCTATAGTCTTCCTGATCT tttttcaactTGCCACACTGGACTTCCACACGATAAAACAG AAGACAGAACCACGTACTAACTGGATGTACCTGTTGTCCGACAAGAAGATTATAATAGTCTCCGGAGCGATCTGGTCCTCAACTTCAGCCATGGCAATTTTGGAACCGTGTCTTCCGCTCTGGTTGATGACCCACGTCAAGCCCAAA AAATGGCAACTGGGTACCGTTTTCATTCCGGACAGCATCGGCTACTTGGTCGGTACTAACTTCTTCGGAATGGTGGCCTATCGCATCGGCCGATACAAAACGGCCATATTTGCCATGCTCCTGGTTGGCGTTAGCGCGATCCTGGTGCCATTGGCGACGACGATGTCGCAGCTGGTGATCCCGCACCTGGGAATGGGTCTGGGGATCGGTATCGCCGACGCGGCGCTGGTCCCACTTTTGGCGTCGTTGGTCGACCAGGAGGACGGTTACGGACCGGTTTACTCCTTGCAACAAGTGGCCGTCAGCCTGGCGTACTCCCTGG GGCCCATTATCGGCGGTGAAATGGTCAGGGAAATCGGATTCGCATGGGTGATGTGGGTTGTCGGTATTGTCAACATTGCCTACTGCCCGCTTTTGGGATACTTGGCAAGCAAGGATGGAAAACCCCTTGCTCAGGATGGACGGAAGGACTACGACGCCGTTCAAAAACCCACGACCAAATACGAGAGGTTTTACGATTCGGACGATACTTTGTGA